In the genome of Pseudorca crassidens isolate mPseCra1 chromosome 14, mPseCra1.hap1, whole genome shotgun sequence, one region contains:
- the FOSL2 gene encoding fos-related antigen 2 isoform X2, with product MRWHPLPVECRAVPGLVETKPLLQGVWLMAGHGLPWTCHHRKFRVDMPGSGSAFIPTINAITTSQDLQWMVQPTVITSMSNPYPRSHPYSPLPGLASVPGHMALPRPGVIKTIGTTVGRRRRDEQLSPEEEEKRRIRRERNKLAAAKCRNRRRELTEKLQAETEELEEEKSGLQKEIAELQKEKEKLEFMLVAHGPVCKISPEERRSPPASGLQALRSGGSGGVGAVVVKQEPLEEDSPSSSSAGLDKAQRSVIKPISIAGGFYGEEPLHTPIVVTSTPAITPGTSNLVFTYPSVLEQESPASPSESCSKAHRRSSSSGDQSSDSLNSPTLLAL from the exons ATGAGATGGCATCCCCTTCCCGTGGAGTGCAGAGCTGTCCCAGGATTGGTGGAG ACCAAGCCATTGCTGCAAGGAGTCTGGCTGATGGCTGGGCACGGCCTTCCGTGGACCTGCCATCACAGA AAATTCCGGGTAGATATGCCTGGCTCAGGCAGCGCCTTCATCCCCACCATCAACGCCATCACGACCAGCCAGGACCTGCAGTGGATGGTGCAGCCCACGGTGATCACCTCCATGTCCAACCCGTACCCCCGTTCGCACCCCTATAGCCCCCTGCCGGGCCTGGCCTCTGTCCCCGGGCACATGGCCCTCCCAAGACCCGGCGTGATCAAGACCATTGGCACCACTGTGGGCCGCAGGAGGAGAGATGAACAG CTGTCCccggaagaggaggagaagcgtCGAATCCGGAGGGAGAGGAACAAGCTGGCCGCGGCCAAGTGCCGGAACCGCCGCCGGGAGCTGACCGAGAAGCTGCAGGCG GAGAcggaggagctggaggaggagaagTCGGGCCTGCAGAAGGAGATCGCTGAGctgcagaaggagaaagagaagctgGAGTTCATGCTGGTGGCCCACGGGCCCGTGTGCAAGATCAGCCCCGAGGAGCGCCGGTCACCCCCGGCCTCCGGGCTGCAGGCCCTGCGCAGTGGGGGCAGTGGAGGGGTAGGCGCCGTGGTGGTGAAGCAGGAGCCCCTGGAAGAGGACAGCCCCTCGTCCTCGTCGGCGGGGCTGGACAAGGCCCAGCGCTCCGTGATCAAGCCCATCAGCATCGCTGGGGGCTTCTATGGGGAGGAGCCCCTGCACACCCCCATAGTGGTGACCTCCACTCCTGCCATCACCCCGGGCACCTCGAACCTCGTCTTCACCTACCCCAGCGTCCTGGAGCAGGAGTCGCCTGCGTCGCCCTCTGAGTCCTGCTCCAAGGCTCACCGCAGAAGCAGTAGCAGTGGGGACCAGTCGTCAGACTCCTTGAACTCCCCGACTCTGCTGGCTCTGTAA
- the FOSL2 gene encoding fos-related antigen 2 isoform X4: MPGSGSAFIPTINAITTSQDLQWMVQPTVITSMSNPYPRSHPYSPLPGLASVPGHMALPRPGVIKTIGTTVGRRRRDEQLSPEEEEKRRIRRERNKLAAAKCRNRRRELTEKLQAETEELEEEKSGLQKEIAELQKEKEKLEFMLVAHGPVCKISPEERRSPPASGLQALRSGGSGGVGAVVVKQEPLEEDSPSSSSAGLDKAQRSVIKPISIAGGFYGEEPLHTPIVVTSTPAITPGTSNLVFTYPSVLEQESPASPSESCSKAHRRSSSSGDQSSDSLNSPTLLAL; this comes from the exons ATGCCTGGCTCAGGCAGCGCCTTCATCCCCACCATCAACGCCATCACGACCAGCCAGGACCTGCAGTGGATGGTGCAGCCCACGGTGATCACCTCCATGTCCAACCCGTACCCCCGTTCGCACCCCTATAGCCCCCTGCCGGGCCTGGCCTCTGTCCCCGGGCACATGGCCCTCCCAAGACCCGGCGTGATCAAGACCATTGGCACCACTGTGGGCCGCAGGAGGAGAGATGAACAG CTGTCCccggaagaggaggagaagcgtCGAATCCGGAGGGAGAGGAACAAGCTGGCCGCGGCCAAGTGCCGGAACCGCCGCCGGGAGCTGACCGAGAAGCTGCAGGCG GAGAcggaggagctggaggaggagaagTCGGGCCTGCAGAAGGAGATCGCTGAGctgcagaaggagaaagagaagctgGAGTTCATGCTGGTGGCCCACGGGCCCGTGTGCAAGATCAGCCCCGAGGAGCGCCGGTCACCCCCGGCCTCCGGGCTGCAGGCCCTGCGCAGTGGGGGCAGTGGAGGGGTAGGCGCCGTGGTGGTGAAGCAGGAGCCCCTGGAAGAGGACAGCCCCTCGTCCTCGTCGGCGGGGCTGGACAAGGCCCAGCGCTCCGTGATCAAGCCCATCAGCATCGCTGGGGGCTTCTATGGGGAGGAGCCCCTGCACACCCCCATAGTGGTGACCTCCACTCCTGCCATCACCCCGGGCACCTCGAACCTCGTCTTCACCTACCCCAGCGTCCTGGAGCAGGAGTCGCCTGCGTCGCCCTCTGAGTCCTGCTCCAAGGCTCACCGCAGAAGCAGTAGCAGTGGGGACCAGTCGTCAGACTCCTTGAACTCCCCGACTCTGCTGGCTCTGTAA
- the FOSL2 gene encoding fos-related antigen 2 isoform X3, whose protein sequence is MYQDYPGNFDTSSRGSSGSPAHAESYSSGGGGQQKFRVDMPGSGSAFIPTINAITTSQDLQWMVQPTVITSMSNPYPRSHPYSPLPGLASVPGHMALPRPGVIKTIGTTVGRRRRDEQLSPEEEEKRRIRRERNKLAAAKCRNRRRELTEKLQAETEELEEEKSGLQKEIAELQKEKEKLEFMLVAHGPVCKISPEERRSPPASGLQALRSGGSGGVGAVVVKQEPLEEDSPSSSSAGLDKAQRSVIKPISIAGGFYGEEPLHTPIVVTSTPAITPGTSNLVFTYPSVLEQESPASPSESCSKAHRRSSSSGDQSSDSLNSPTLLAL, encoded by the exons ATGTACCAAGATTATCCCGGGAACTTTGATACCTCATCCCGGGGCAGCAGCGGCTCTCCTGCGCACGCCGAGTCCTACTCCAGTGGCGGCGGCGGCCAGCAG AAATTCCGGGTAGATATGCCTGGCTCAGGCAGCGCCTTCATCCCCACCATCAACGCCATCACGACCAGCCAGGACCTGCAGTGGATGGTGCAGCCCACGGTGATCACCTCCATGTCCAACCCGTACCCCCGTTCGCACCCCTATAGCCCCCTGCCGGGCCTGGCCTCTGTCCCCGGGCACATGGCCCTCCCAAGACCCGGCGTGATCAAGACCATTGGCACCACTGTGGGCCGCAGGAGGAGAGATGAACAG CTGTCCccggaagaggaggagaagcgtCGAATCCGGAGGGAGAGGAACAAGCTGGCCGCGGCCAAGTGCCGGAACCGCCGCCGGGAGCTGACCGAGAAGCTGCAGGCG GAGAcggaggagctggaggaggagaagTCGGGCCTGCAGAAGGAGATCGCTGAGctgcagaaggagaaagagaagctgGAGTTCATGCTGGTGGCCCACGGGCCCGTGTGCAAGATCAGCCCCGAGGAGCGCCGGTCACCCCCGGCCTCCGGGCTGCAGGCCCTGCGCAGTGGGGGCAGTGGAGGGGTAGGCGCCGTGGTGGTGAAGCAGGAGCCCCTGGAAGAGGACAGCCCCTCGTCCTCGTCGGCGGGGCTGGACAAGGCCCAGCGCTCCGTGATCAAGCCCATCAGCATCGCTGGGGGCTTCTATGGGGAGGAGCCCCTGCACACCCCCATAGTGGTGACCTCCACTCCTGCCATCACCCCGGGCACCTCGAACCTCGTCTTCACCTACCCCAGCGTCCTGGAGCAGGAGTCGCCTGCGTCGCCCTCTGAGTCCTGCTCCAAGGCTCACCGCAGAAGCAGTAGCAGTGGGGACCAGTCGTCAGACTCCTTGAACTCCCCGACTCTGCTGGCTCTGTAA
- the FOSL2 gene encoding fos-related antigen 2 isoform X1 yields MYQDYPGNFDTSSRGSSGSPAHAESYSSGGGGQQTKPLLQGVWLMAGHGLPWTCHHRKFRVDMPGSGSAFIPTINAITTSQDLQWMVQPTVITSMSNPYPRSHPYSPLPGLASVPGHMALPRPGVIKTIGTTVGRRRRDEQLSPEEEEKRRIRRERNKLAAAKCRNRRRELTEKLQAETEELEEEKSGLQKEIAELQKEKEKLEFMLVAHGPVCKISPEERRSPPASGLQALRSGGSGGVGAVVVKQEPLEEDSPSSSSAGLDKAQRSVIKPISIAGGFYGEEPLHTPIVVTSTPAITPGTSNLVFTYPSVLEQESPASPSESCSKAHRRSSSSGDQSSDSLNSPTLLAL; encoded by the exons ATGTACCAAGATTATCCCGGGAACTTTGATACCTCATCCCGGGGCAGCAGCGGCTCTCCTGCGCACGCCGAGTCCTACTCCAGTGGCGGCGGCGGCCAGCAG ACCAAGCCATTGCTGCAAGGAGTCTGGCTGATGGCTGGGCACGGCCTTCCGTGGACCTGCCATCACAGA AAATTCCGGGTAGATATGCCTGGCTCAGGCAGCGCCTTCATCCCCACCATCAACGCCATCACGACCAGCCAGGACCTGCAGTGGATGGTGCAGCCCACGGTGATCACCTCCATGTCCAACCCGTACCCCCGTTCGCACCCCTATAGCCCCCTGCCGGGCCTGGCCTCTGTCCCCGGGCACATGGCCCTCCCAAGACCCGGCGTGATCAAGACCATTGGCACCACTGTGGGCCGCAGGAGGAGAGATGAACAG CTGTCCccggaagaggaggagaagcgtCGAATCCGGAGGGAGAGGAACAAGCTGGCCGCGGCCAAGTGCCGGAACCGCCGCCGGGAGCTGACCGAGAAGCTGCAGGCG GAGAcggaggagctggaggaggagaagTCGGGCCTGCAGAAGGAGATCGCTGAGctgcagaaggagaaagagaagctgGAGTTCATGCTGGTGGCCCACGGGCCCGTGTGCAAGATCAGCCCCGAGGAGCGCCGGTCACCCCCGGCCTCCGGGCTGCAGGCCCTGCGCAGTGGGGGCAGTGGAGGGGTAGGCGCCGTGGTGGTGAAGCAGGAGCCCCTGGAAGAGGACAGCCCCTCGTCCTCGTCGGCGGGGCTGGACAAGGCCCAGCGCTCCGTGATCAAGCCCATCAGCATCGCTGGGGGCTTCTATGGGGAGGAGCCCCTGCACACCCCCATAGTGGTGACCTCCACTCCTGCCATCACCCCGGGCACCTCGAACCTCGTCTTCACCTACCCCAGCGTCCTGGAGCAGGAGTCGCCTGCGTCGCCCTCTGAGTCCTGCTCCAAGGCTCACCGCAGAAGCAGTAGCAGTGGGGACCAGTCGTCAGACTCCTTGAACTCCCCGACTCTGCTGGCTCTGTAA